One window of the Oreochromis niloticus isolate F11D_XX unplaced genomic scaffold, O_niloticus_UMD_NMBU tig00000790_pilon, whole genome shotgun sequence genome contains the following:
- the LOC106098386 gene encoding sacsin isoform X2: protein MYVDVYKSFLPDKFSLKEGTMFRLPLRMGTNANTSKISQQGLTDHDMKELCSALSEDPEGLILFLKNICKITVHEISEDSRGLKTIFEVEKNLPQKSREEKDAFVKHLQNALKSEKLATQKTFYETTISTSDKRQSKWIVAEQFGSFKDSFELKLSDKLPQASLAARVNTKGSSVMDFKGEAFCSLPLPGKTGLPVHVNGNFEVDSARRSLWKEDGKSKKSNWNEILKQNVIAPLYADLLHYIRCSIAAKKVSVASTDSCFRTEYLCFWPTVSKDVCPDWHEMIHEVYRSLKGKGLDVIPVMKSSTRKIADRKIEEYSFDWCNVSETDSLEAPYLANFTNYKLMPILEDLGMKLVPYSTNMQKIWKSFTDAGVEVKEVSPSTVRTFLRAKPLNDPTQTDEDLPLPISATLIKDEKRCSELLSFCLKDFSSQKVTQDNSNLLNGLPLLLTKGKILTVFNSQSPKWISVYENLFFHYEDKFADYQTNKDHIELLQSSRIIQKMTLPCSEKYLKPLIQLLLENCYVDPHSGLHVPNEKMLKWLKSLWRFIMSEIKAPTSRDDESNLILSEVRKLFSDCYILPVVCPRLKNKHLLQTMKHISSVVFASHKDISGILFKLGFMTSDHVFFSEMGQQVYSCLHHELLNVDDQSSVLDQVYNINHPEFSHLSNDDMKEFQMFLQSGLSKSKDNQEYVRKLKSLPIFETTHGERVRIDGPKKVYVLNNSYSVRFPDLFNLPNSNSIFLKYNPENYKLSETLNIQILDDLQYFMKFILPAVHQLTETQILHSLKLLLSLHYSSEDKKTIISSLKTVKLIRSSQGRLEPASYYFDESVELYKTMLPQDKFVPEIFWTELCEGDLLVEQEAKELVREFGMKHVVSNDEIINFAYQLESEAKGKGRIEDLKLKSSLLFSEALNKACDAKDNKERLLESIADIKFIFPVLIRKELSNYHQPFAAEGTTVKIRGSLIDKKPEHQDLIWTSMPIIDLPVYTTQKLMQMIKNAGAHEEPPPNCVTSNIRNICQSSCETDQLIKTRAEVFRSSYAYLQAKRFEGNQLAGLPVVLVEKDTKLMRPDDVCLSLSYDLDFRPYLYKITPEDAMYAPFFQKIGVKNKATAEQYCNVLAAVYTDSCDKQKLHSNQLRTVKQAVEQLFKSISAQGNETLLENVETLYLPAVDGKLYPSSTLYYNDTVFETKRLEEALENKFLLLEKLSECHLGNDKYKHHQLLQLLPQKFQPKMLSEFTEERVVKSKMQLCELGTGCEFSGWFDKHLSSGAFKYGLICLIRENSQGKITQEDASNKCEQIFGSIQIICCKTLETALWLDKQPLPKTDEETDVFVERGQQGCTFYLKHNDGMALKVINEVIMTLTKEINALLGNRIALVHLPVLGQLLMCDDLQDVRKTLAKNQIRDSAETESSSFSPAAPGTEVPGEWHDCLDMNVLNNFEEGEYVGYSIDDKYIYAVIVEELPGHNGRYSWRYKIEVGEDEPIEVSCVDLFQFKREKKVKTEENTCMELEPLTGAGPHSSKPSTNSLPASVEEAKREIDKCLAEIWRLPEEERHKAIKRLYLRWHPDKNCQSLANEAFKYLQNQIDELSKPKAGDSTFSSRNTNFYQQWNQEARYHRNSRERFSRGYRGFHSYNFWTHNENVPRPDREEARRWCRQARCDLNAAHKDTGGGSTEWCLFKVHQAVEKSLIAACYKRNGQHPNSSSISATAAQVSCYSPQLRDLPEIVKNLQTLGVDPKRTQYPNCHPYPHIPNGQFRSENEMLALNKASELLNKIEAYVN, encoded by the exons AATTAGCAACACAAAAGACTTTCTATGAAACCACAATTTCCACCTCAGATAAAAGACAAAGTAAGTGGATTGTTGCAGAACAGTTTGGCTCCTTCAAAGACAGCTTTGAATTAAAACTATCAGACAAACTTCCCCAAGCATCATTAGCTGCACGTGTGAACACAAAAGGATCCAGCGTCATGGATTTTAAAGGAGAAGCCTTTTGTTCACTTCCTTTGCCAGGGAAAACTGGACTGCCAGTACATGTCAATGGAAACTTTGAGGTTGATTCTGCCAGGAGAAGCCTTTGGAAAGAAGATGGGAAGAGTAAGAAATCCAACTGGAATGAGATTTTGAAACAGAACGTCATTGCACCACTGTATGCAGATCTCCTGCATTATATTAGGTGCAGCATTGCAGCTAAGAAAGTTTCAGTTGCAAGTACTGACTCATGTTTCAGAACAGAATACTTGTGTTTTTGGCCAACTGTGTCCAAGGATGTTTGCCCAGACTGGCATGAAATGATACATGAAGTATACAGATCACTGAAAGGAAAAGGCCTTGATGTAATCCCTGTGATGAAGAGCTCAACACGGAAAATTGCAGATAGAAAAATTGAAGAATACTCATTTGACTGGTGTAATGTCAGTGAAACAGACTCACTTGAGGCCCCTTACCTTGCAAACTTTACAAACTACAAGTTGATGCCCATCTTGGAAGATCTTGGAATGAAGCTGGTTCCTTATTCCACAAACATGCAGAAGATTTGGAAAAGTTTCACAGATGCTGGGGTTGAAGTGAAAGAGGTCAGTCCCTCCACTGTGCGGACTTTTCTACGAGCAAAACCTCTCAATGATCCAACCCAAACAGATGAGGATTTGCCTTTACCCATAAGTGCCACTTTGATCAAAGATGAGAAAAGATGTTCAGAGCTcttaagtttttgtttaaaagatTTCTCCTCACAAAAGGTCACCCAGGACAATTCAAATTTACTCAATGGACTTCCACTTCTTCTCACAAAAGGGAAAATATTGACAGTTTTCAACTCCCAGTCACCCAAGTGGATATCAGTATATGAAAATCTCTTCTTTCACTACGAGGACAAATTTGCAGACTATCAGACAAACAAAGACCACATTGAACTTCTTCAAAGTTCAAGAATCATCCAAAAAATGACATTGCCCTGCTCGGAAAAATATCTGAAACCAttaattcagcttcttcttGAGAACTGCTATGTTGATCCACACAGTGGTCTTCATGTCCCAAATGAGAAAATGTTGAAGTGGCTGAAATCACTTTGGAGGTTCATAATGAGTGAAATTAAAGCACCAACATCTAGAGATGACGAGTCAAATCTGATACTCAGTGAAGTGAGGAAACTCTTCAGTGACTGCTACATTTTACCTGTTGTGTGTCCAAGGTTGAAGAACAAGCACTTGCTgcaaacaatgaaacacatttCAAGTGTTGTGTTTGCCTCACATAAAGACATATCAGGCATCCTCTTTAAACTTGGTTTTATGACGTCTGAtcatgttttcttctctgagaTGGGCCAACAGGTATATTCATGTCTACATCATGAACTTCTTAATGTAGATGATCAAAGCTCAGTGTTGGATCAAGTGTACAACATTAATCACCCAGAGTTTTCCCACCTTTCAAATGATGATATGAAGGAGTTTCAGATGTTCCTGCAATCGGGATTATCCAAGTCCAAAGACAATCAAGAGTATGTGAGGAAACTCAAATCCTTACCAATATTTGAAACAACACATGGTGAACGAGTGAGGATTGATGGACCTAAAAAGGTTTATGTTCTCAACAACTCTTATTCAGTGAGATTTCCAGATTTGTTCAACCTGCCCAACAGCAACAGCATTTTTCTCAAGTACAACCCCGAGAACTACAAGCTGTCAGAAACACTCAACATTCAGATCCTGGATGATTTGCAGTATTTCATGAAGTTCATTCTGCCTGCTGTACACCaactcacagagacacagattctTCACAGCCTCAAACTGTTGCTGTCACTACATTACTCTTCAGAGGACAAGAAAACTATAATCTCCTCACTGAAGACGGTGAAACTGATTCGTAGTTCTCAAGGTAGACTGGAGCCTGCATCATATTACTTTGATGAGAgtgtggagctgtacaaaacaATGCTGCCTCAAGATAAATTTGTTCCTGAGATATTTTGGACTGAGCTGTGTGAAGGAGATCTTTTAGTAGAACAAGAAGCAAAAGAGCTGGTCAGAGAATTTGGAATGAAGCATGTTGTGTCAAACGATGAGATAATAAATTTTGCGTACCAGCTGGAATCAGaagcaaaaggaaaaggaagaaTTGAAGACCTGAAACTGAAATCATCATTACTTTTCAGTGAAGCCTTGAATAAAGCATGTGATGCCAAAGACAACAAGGAAAGGTTGCTGGAAAGCATTGCTGACATCAAATTCATTTTTCCAGTATTGATTCGAAAAGAACTGTCCAACTACCACCAACCATTTGCTGCTGAAGGAACTACTGTTAAAATTAGAGGCTCGTTGATTGACAAAAAACCTGAGCATCAAGATTTGATTTGGACCTCCATGCCAATTATAGACCTACCAGTTTATACAACACAGAAACTTATGCAGATGATAAAAAACGCAGGAGCTCATGAGGAACCACCTCCAAACTGTGTAACCAGTAACATAAGAAACATCTGTCAGTCATCATGTGAAACTGACCAGCTGATCAAAACACGAGCTGAAGTGTTCAGAAGTTCGTACGCTTACCTGCAAGCAAAAAGATTTGAAGGAAACCAGCTGGCTGGTCTTCCTGTTGTGCTGgttgaaaaagacacaaaacttATGAGGCCTGATGACGTGTGTCTGTCGCTCTCCTATGATCTGGACTTCAGACCATATCTGTACAAGATTACTCCAGAAGATGCAATGTATGCACCGTTCTTTCAGAAAATTGGTGTGAAGAACAAAGCTACTGCAGAGCAGTATTGTAATGTTTTGGCAGCAGTTTACACTGATTCCTGTGATAAACAAAAACTACATTCGAACCAGCTGAGAACTGTGAAACAAGCTGTTGAGCAGTTGTTTAAGTCAATCAGTGCTCAGGGAAATGAGACACTTCTTGAAAATGTGGAGACTCTGTATCTTCCTGCAGTAGATGGTAAATTATACCCATCATCCACACTCTACTACAACGACACAGTGTTTGAGACCAAAAGGTTGGAAGAAGCACTGGAGAACAAGTTCCTGCTGCTTGAGAAACTCAGTGAATGTCATTTGGGCAACGACAAATACAAGCATCATCAGCTGTTGCAACTGCTGCCTCAGAAATTTCAGCCAAAGATGCTGTCTGAGTTCACAGAGGAAAGAGTTGTGAAATCAAAGATGCAGCTTTGTGAACTTGGGACTGGCTGTGAATTTAGTGGATGGTTTGATAAACATCTCTCCTCAGGAGCCTTTAAATATGGATTAATTTGTCTTATTAGAGAGAATTCTCAAGGCAAAATAACACAAGAAGATGCTTCTAACAAATGTGAGCAGATTTTTGGCAGTATACAGATTATCTGCTGCAAAACTTTGGAAACAGCTCTCTGGCTTGATAAACAGCCACTTCCCAAAACTGATGAAGAAACAGATGTTTTTGTGGAACGAGGACAACAAGGGTGCACCTTTTACTTAAAGCACAATGATGGCATGGCTCTCAAGGTAATAAATGAAGTCATCATGACACTGACAAAGGAGATTAATGCTCTTTTAGGAAACAGAATTGCATTGGTTCATCTTCCAGTGCTGGGACAACTCCTCATGTGTGACGATCTGCAAGATGTTCGGAAAACTCTGGCTAAAAATCAGATCCGTGACAGTGCTGAAACTGAAAGTTCCTCTTTTAGTCCAGCAGCCCCTGGGACAGAAGTTCCAGGAGAATGGCATGATTGTTTGGACATGAATGTCCTCAACAACTTTGAAGAGGGGGAATATGTTGGCTACAGCATTGATGACAAGTACATTTATGCAGTTATTGTTGAAGAACTGCCTGGTCACAATGGACGATATTCATGGAGATACAAAATAGAAGTAGGAGAAGATGAGCCCATTGAAGTCAGCTGTGTTgatctgtttcagtttaaacGAGAAAAGAAGGTAAAAA CAGAAGAAAACACTTGCATGGAGCTGGAACCACTGACAGGAGCTGGGCCACATTCTTCTAAACCATCAACAAATTCCTTACCAGCCTCTGTTGAGGAAGCTAAAAGGGAAATTGATAAATGTCTGGCAGAGATCTGGAGGCTTCCTGAGGAGGAGAGGCACAAAGCCATCAAGAGACTGTACCTCAGGTGGCACCCTGACAAAAATTGCCAGTCTCTCGCCAATGAGGCATTCAAATATTTACAGAATCAAATTGATGAGCTCAGCAAACCCAAAGCTGGAGACTCGACCTTTTcaagcagaaatacaaatttcTATCAACAGTGGAATCAGGAGGCCAGGTATCACAGAAATAGTCGAGAGAGGTTCTCTAGAGGTTATAGAGGTTTCCATTCCTACAACTTCTGGACCCACAATGAAAATGTCCCAAGGCCAGACAGAGAAGAGGCCAGGCGCTGGTGTAGACAGGCTCGCTGCGATCTCAATGCAGCTCACAAAGACACTGGTGGAGGGAGCACAGAGTGGTGTCTGTTTAAGGTCCATCAAGCAGTGGAAAAGTCTCTCATAGCAGCATGCTATAAAAGAAATGGACAACACCCCAACAGCAGCTCAATTTCAGCCACTGCTGCACAAGTTTCCTGCTACAGCCCCCAACTGAGAGATCTGCCTGAGATTGTGAAAAACCTGCAGACACTCGGGGTGGATCCCAAAAGGACTCAATATCCCAACTGCCATCCATATCCCCACATACCGAACGGACAATTCAGATCAGAGAATGAAATGCTGGCACTGAACAAGGCATCTGAGCTCCTTAATAAAATAGAAGCATATGTGAATTAA
- the LOC106098386 gene encoding sacsin isoform X1 codes for MYVDVYKSFLPDKFSLKEGTMFRLPLRMGTNANTSKISQQGLTDHDMKELCSALSEDPEGLILFLKNICKITVHEISEDSRGLKTIFEVEKNLPQKSREEKDAFVKHLQNALKSEKLATQKTFYETTISTSDKRQSKWIVAEQFGSFKDSFELKLSDKLPQASLAARVNTKGSSVMDFKGEAFCSLPLPGKTGLPVHVNGNFEVDSARRSLWKEDGKSKKSNWNEILKQNVIAPLYADLLHYIRCSIAAKKVSVASTDSCFRTEYLCFWPTVSKDVCPDWHEMIHEVYRSLKGKGLDVIPVMKSSTRKIADRKIEEYSFDWCNVSETDSLEAPYLANFTNYKLMPILEDLGMKLVPYSTNMQKIWKSFTDAGVEVKEVSPSTVRTFLRAKPLNDPTQTDEDLPLPISATLIKDEKRCSELLSFCLKDFSSQKVTQDNSNLLNGLPLLLTKGKILTVFNSQSPKWISVYENLFFHYEDKFADYQTNKDHIELLQSSRIIQKMTLPCSEKYLKPLIQLLLENCYVDPHSGLHVPNEKMLKWLKSLWRFIMSEIKAPTSRDDESNLILSEVRKLFSDCYILPVVCPRLKNKHLLQTMKHISSVVFASHKDISGILFKLGFMTSDHVFFSEMGQQVYSCLHHELLNVDDQSSVLDQVYNINHPEFSHLSNDDMKEFQMFLQSGLSKSKDNQEYVRKLKSLPIFETTHGERVRIDGPKKVYVLNNSYSVRFPDLFNLPNSNSIFLKYNPENYKLSETLNIQILDDLQYFMKFILPAVHQLTETQILHSLKLLLSLHYSSEDKKTIISSLKTVKLIRSSQGRLEPASYYFDESVELYKTMLPQDKFVPEIFWTELCEGDLLVEQEAKELVREFGMKHVVSNDEIINFAYQLESEAKGKGRIEDLKLKSSLLFSEALNKACDAKDNKERLLESIADIKFIFPVLIRKELSNYHQPFAAEGTTVKIRGSLIDKKPEHQDLIWTSMPIIDLPVYTTQKLMQMIKNAGAHEEPPPNCVTSNIRNICQSSCETDQLIKTRAEVFRSSYAYLQAKRFEGNQLAGLPVVLVEKDTKLMRPDDVCLSLSYDLDFRPYLYKITPEDAMYAPFFQKIGVKNKATAEQYCNVLAAVYTDSCDKQKLHSNQLRTVKQAVEQLFKSISAQGNETLLENVETLYLPAVDGKLYPSSTLYYNDTVFETKRLEEALENKFLLLEKLSECHLGNDKYKHHQLLQLLPQKFQPKMLSEFTEERVVKSKMQLCELGTGCEFSGWFDKHLSSGAFKYGLICLIRENSQGKITQEDASNKCEQIFGSIQIICCKTLETALWLDKQPLPKTDEETDVFVERGQQGCTFYLKHNDGMALKVINEVIMTLTKEINALLGNRIALVHLPVLGQLLMCDDLQDVRKTLAKNQIRDSAETESSSFSPAAPGTEVPGEWHDCLDMNVLNNFEEGEYVGYSIDDKYIYAVIVEELPGHNGRYSWRYKIEVGEDEPIEVSCVDLFQFKREKKVKTERRKCMESEPQKKMLKPEENTCMELEPLTGAGPHSSKPSTNSLPASVEEAKREIDKCLAEIWRLPEEERHKAIKRLYLRWHPDKNCQSLANEAFKYLQNQIDELSKPKAGDSTFSSRNTNFYQQWNQEARYHRNSRERFSRGYRGFHSYNFWTHNENVPRPDREEARRWCRQARCDLNAAHKDTGGGSTEWCLFKVHQAVEKSLIAACYKRNGQHPNSSSISATAAQVSCYSPQLRDLPEIVKNLQTLGVDPKRTQYPNCHPYPHIPNGQFRSENEMLALNKASELLNKIEAYVN; via the coding sequence AATTAGCAACACAAAAGACTTTCTATGAAACCACAATTTCCACCTCAGATAAAAGACAAAGTAAGTGGATTGTTGCAGAACAGTTTGGCTCCTTCAAAGACAGCTTTGAATTAAAACTATCAGACAAACTTCCCCAAGCATCATTAGCTGCACGTGTGAACACAAAAGGATCCAGCGTCATGGATTTTAAAGGAGAAGCCTTTTGTTCACTTCCTTTGCCAGGGAAAACTGGACTGCCAGTACATGTCAATGGAAACTTTGAGGTTGATTCTGCCAGGAGAAGCCTTTGGAAAGAAGATGGGAAGAGTAAGAAATCCAACTGGAATGAGATTTTGAAACAGAACGTCATTGCACCACTGTATGCAGATCTCCTGCATTATATTAGGTGCAGCATTGCAGCTAAGAAAGTTTCAGTTGCAAGTACTGACTCATGTTTCAGAACAGAATACTTGTGTTTTTGGCCAACTGTGTCCAAGGATGTTTGCCCAGACTGGCATGAAATGATACATGAAGTATACAGATCACTGAAAGGAAAAGGCCTTGATGTAATCCCTGTGATGAAGAGCTCAACACGGAAAATTGCAGATAGAAAAATTGAAGAATACTCATTTGACTGGTGTAATGTCAGTGAAACAGACTCACTTGAGGCCCCTTACCTTGCAAACTTTACAAACTACAAGTTGATGCCCATCTTGGAAGATCTTGGAATGAAGCTGGTTCCTTATTCCACAAACATGCAGAAGATTTGGAAAAGTTTCACAGATGCTGGGGTTGAAGTGAAAGAGGTCAGTCCCTCCACTGTGCGGACTTTTCTACGAGCAAAACCTCTCAATGATCCAACCCAAACAGATGAGGATTTGCCTTTACCCATAAGTGCCACTTTGATCAAAGATGAGAAAAGATGTTCAGAGCTcttaagtttttgtttaaaagatTTCTCCTCACAAAAGGTCACCCAGGACAATTCAAATTTACTCAATGGACTTCCACTTCTTCTCACAAAAGGGAAAATATTGACAGTTTTCAACTCCCAGTCACCCAAGTGGATATCAGTATATGAAAATCTCTTCTTTCACTACGAGGACAAATTTGCAGACTATCAGACAAACAAAGACCACATTGAACTTCTTCAAAGTTCAAGAATCATCCAAAAAATGACATTGCCCTGCTCGGAAAAATATCTGAAACCAttaattcagcttcttcttGAGAACTGCTATGTTGATCCACACAGTGGTCTTCATGTCCCAAATGAGAAAATGTTGAAGTGGCTGAAATCACTTTGGAGGTTCATAATGAGTGAAATTAAAGCACCAACATCTAGAGATGACGAGTCAAATCTGATACTCAGTGAAGTGAGGAAACTCTTCAGTGACTGCTACATTTTACCTGTTGTGTGTCCAAGGTTGAAGAACAAGCACTTGCTgcaaacaatgaaacacatttCAAGTGTTGTGTTTGCCTCACATAAAGACATATCAGGCATCCTCTTTAAACTTGGTTTTATGACGTCTGAtcatgttttcttctctgagaTGGGCCAACAGGTATATTCATGTCTACATCATGAACTTCTTAATGTAGATGATCAAAGCTCAGTGTTGGATCAAGTGTACAACATTAATCACCCAGAGTTTTCCCACCTTTCAAATGATGATATGAAGGAGTTTCAGATGTTCCTGCAATCGGGATTATCCAAGTCCAAAGACAATCAAGAGTATGTGAGGAAACTCAAATCCTTACCAATATTTGAAACAACACATGGTGAACGAGTGAGGATTGATGGACCTAAAAAGGTTTATGTTCTCAACAACTCTTATTCAGTGAGATTTCCAGATTTGTTCAACCTGCCCAACAGCAACAGCATTTTTCTCAAGTACAACCCCGAGAACTACAAGCTGTCAGAAACACTCAACATTCAGATCCTGGATGATTTGCAGTATTTCATGAAGTTCATTCTGCCTGCTGTACACCaactcacagagacacagattctTCACAGCCTCAAACTGTTGCTGTCACTACATTACTCTTCAGAGGACAAGAAAACTATAATCTCCTCACTGAAGACGGTGAAACTGATTCGTAGTTCTCAAGGTAGACTGGAGCCTGCATCATATTACTTTGATGAGAgtgtggagctgtacaaaacaATGCTGCCTCAAGATAAATTTGTTCCTGAGATATTTTGGACTGAGCTGTGTGAAGGAGATCTTTTAGTAGAACAAGAAGCAAAAGAGCTGGTCAGAGAATTTGGAATGAAGCATGTTGTGTCAAACGATGAGATAATAAATTTTGCGTACCAGCTGGAATCAGaagcaaaaggaaaaggaagaaTTGAAGACCTGAAACTGAAATCATCATTACTTTTCAGTGAAGCCTTGAATAAAGCATGTGATGCCAAAGACAACAAGGAAAGGTTGCTGGAAAGCATTGCTGACATCAAATTCATTTTTCCAGTATTGATTCGAAAAGAACTGTCCAACTACCACCAACCATTTGCTGCTGAAGGAACTACTGTTAAAATTAGAGGCTCGTTGATTGACAAAAAACCTGAGCATCAAGATTTGATTTGGACCTCCATGCCAATTATAGACCTACCAGTTTATACAACACAGAAACTTATGCAGATGATAAAAAACGCAGGAGCTCATGAGGAACCACCTCCAAACTGTGTAACCAGTAACATAAGAAACATCTGTCAGTCATCATGTGAAACTGACCAGCTGATCAAAACACGAGCTGAAGTGTTCAGAAGTTCGTACGCTTACCTGCAAGCAAAAAGATTTGAAGGAAACCAGCTGGCTGGTCTTCCTGTTGTGCTGgttgaaaaagacacaaaacttATGAGGCCTGATGACGTGTGTCTGTCGCTCTCCTATGATCTGGACTTCAGACCATATCTGTACAAGATTACTCCAGAAGATGCAATGTATGCACCGTTCTTTCAGAAAATTGGTGTGAAGAACAAAGCTACTGCAGAGCAGTATTGTAATGTTTTGGCAGCAGTTTACACTGATTCCTGTGATAAACAAAAACTACATTCGAACCAGCTGAGAACTGTGAAACAAGCTGTTGAGCAGTTGTTTAAGTCAATCAGTGCTCAGGGAAATGAGACACTTCTTGAAAATGTGGAGACTCTGTATCTTCCTGCAGTAGATGGTAAATTATACCCATCATCCACACTCTACTACAACGACACAGTGTTTGAGACCAAAAGGTTGGAAGAAGCACTGGAGAACAAGTTCCTGCTGCTTGAGAAACTCAGTGAATGTCATTTGGGCAACGACAAATACAAGCATCATCAGCTGTTGCAACTGCTGCCTCAGAAATTTCAGCCAAAGATGCTGTCTGAGTTCACAGAGGAAAGAGTTGTGAAATCAAAGATGCAGCTTTGTGAACTTGGGACTGGCTGTGAATTTAGTGGATGGTTTGATAAACATCTCTCCTCAGGAGCCTTTAAATATGGATTAATTTGTCTTATTAGAGAGAATTCTCAAGGCAAAATAACACAAGAAGATGCTTCTAACAAATGTGAGCAGATTTTTGGCAGTATACAGATTATCTGCTGCAAAACTTTGGAAACAGCTCTCTGGCTTGATAAACAGCCACTTCCCAAAACTGATGAAGAAACAGATGTTTTTGTGGAACGAGGACAACAAGGGTGCACCTTTTACTTAAAGCACAATGATGGCATGGCTCTCAAGGTAATAAATGAAGTCATCATGACACTGACAAAGGAGATTAATGCTCTTTTAGGAAACAGAATTGCATTGGTTCATCTTCCAGTGCTGGGACAACTCCTCATGTGTGACGATCTGCAAGATGTTCGGAAAACTCTGGCTAAAAATCAGATCCGTGACAGTGCTGAAACTGAAAGTTCCTCTTTTAGTCCAGCAGCCCCTGGGACAGAAGTTCCAGGAGAATGGCATGATTGTTTGGACATGAATGTCCTCAACAACTTTGAAGAGGGGGAATATGTTGGCTACAGCATTGATGACAAGTACATTTATGCAGTTATTGTTGAAGAACTGCCTGGTCACAATGGACGATATTCATGGAGATACAAAATAGAAGTAGGAGAAGATGAGCCCATTGAAGTCAGCTGTGTTgatctgtttcagtttaaacGAGAAAAGAAGGTAAAAACAGAAAGGAGGAAATGCATGGAGTCAGaaccacagaagaagatgctAAAACCAGAAGAAAACACTTGCATGGAGCTGGAACCACTGACAGGAGCTGGGCCACATTCTTCTAAACCATCAACAAATTCCTTACCAGCCTCTGTTGAGGAAGCTAAAAGGGAAATTGATAAATGTCTGGCAGAGATCTGGAGGCTTCCTGAGGAGGAGAGGCACAAAGCCATCAAGAGACTGTACCTCAGGTGGCACCCTGACAAAAATTGCCAGTCTCTCGCCAATGAGGCATTCAAATATTTACAGAATCAAATTGATGAGCTCAGCAAACCCAAAGCTGGAGACTCGACCTTTTcaagcagaaatacaaatttcTATCAACAGTGGAATCAGGAGGCCAGGTATCACAGAAATAGTCGAGAGAGGTTCTCTAGAGGTTATAGAGGTTTCCATTCCTACAACTTCTGGACCCACAATGAAAATGTCCCAAGGCCAGACAGAGAAGAGGCCAGGCGCTGGTGTAGACAGGCTCGCTGCGATCTCAATGCAGCTCACAAAGACACTGGTGGAGGGAGCACAGAGTGGTGTCTGTTTAAGGTCCATCAAGCAGTGGAAAAGTCTCTCATAGCAGCATGCTATAAAAGAAATGGACAACACCCCAACAGCAGCTCAATTTCAGCCACTGCTGCACAAGTTTCCTGCTACAGCCCCCAACTGAGAGATCTGCCTGAGATTGTGAAAAACCTGCAGACACTCGGGGTGGATCCCAAAAGGACTCAATATCCCAACTGCCATCCATATCCCCACATACCGAACGGACAATTCAGATCAGAGAATGAAATGCTGGCACTGAACAAGGCATCTGAGCTCCTTAATAAAATAGAAGCATATGTGAATTAA